A segment of the Marmota flaviventris isolate mMarFla1 chromosome 2, mMarFla1.hap1, whole genome shotgun sequence genome:
aaacaaaacaacaacaaaaatgtcctTATTCCTTTTATCTGCTGCTCCAGCGGATCTCTGAGAATCCAGTCAGTGCTTCTGCAGAGATGTGCCTCCCCCTGAAGGTCCTAAGTATTCTGAGCAGTTATGAGAGTCTTGAATCCTCTCACCATAGTGATACATGCAGACGGTTGTAGGAGGTTGTGGACCTCCACAGAAGGTGTACCTAGGGACCCTAAGGAATCGGGCCTTTTTGTTCTTGTACAGTATTTTGTAGCCAGTATCCTGTCTGTGTCCTTGCTTAGAAAGGCACAGCTGCCCTCAGAGAACCAGACTCACCATCAGGAGTCAGAGCCTCACCTGGGCACCTTGCCTCTTGTCCTAGGGCACCTCTCATTCTGAATTTATAGGCAGAGGTTCAGTCACTAGCCCAGGGCAGCACAGTAAGTGGGGAGCAGGATTTGAAACAATGCTTGGAGCACAGGCTTTGACAAGTGCCTCTGCCCACCCAGGGGAGAGAACGTGTCCCCAGGAAGAGGGAGGTCATTATGGTCCTTGGAAGCTATGCTGTCATCACATTGGTCCCTGCTTTTGTAGCTCTCCAGGGTGGCTATTACTGGAAAGAATGACTCCCACACTTGGGGTCCAGTGAACTGAagaattagtgtttttttttattttgcagtatctTAACTCTTCCATTTCCTCCTGATTTACAGTTGAACCGTGTGAATGGCACATCATCACCACAGTCACCCCTGAGCACGTCTGGCAGGGTTGCCGCTGTGGGGCCTTACATCCAAGTTCCAAGTGCTGGAAGCTATCCTGTCCAGGGGGACCCTATAAAGCCCCAATCTCTCACTATTGCCTCAAGTGCTGCCCATGGGAGATCTAAATCTGGTGAGTGGCCCAGGCCCTCTCTTGGGGGAAGTGCTGGAGTAGGGTAAGGGCCCTGAAGCCCTGCCTCCACATCAGACCCCAGGCTGTCCCCTGAGGGGCTTGGTCTTCCGGACAGTGTTTGAGCAGTTAGTTGTGTGTCACTGTGATAATGATGCTCCCAAAACAAAAGTGAATTATTCTTATTCATCTGAGGTCTTCATTGACATTTCAAAACAAATGGTTGAATAAAACACTGCTTTGTGTGCCCTGAGGGCTCCAAGCACAGCTGTGGCCAGGTAGAGACCACTGCCCTTTAGACAGTATTTTAGCTTGTCTTTACTTTCCCTACTCAGCTAATAGGTCTTCCTTGATCAGAAAGTCCACAAGCCGTTACTCTCATCTTGGCACGGTAGTGCTGTGTGATGAGCCCAGGCAGGCTTGTGTAGAGAGCACCATGCAGCATAGCTGGGCACCAGGTGGGTTCTGCATTGATAGTCTGTCTTTTAAACCCACCACATTAAAAATTTGGAGCTTCtagccaggcaccatggtgcacacctataattctggCAACTCAGGAGGGTAAGGTAGGAAGAATACATGTTCagtaccagcctcagcaactctatgaaaccctgtctcaaaattaaaagggctagaaaTGAACCACGTGATACATACCTTaatttcagcagctcaggaggctgaggcaggaggatcacaatttcaaagccagcctcagcaacttaggtccaaagcaacttagcgagaccctgtctttaaaatataaaaaagggtctggaaatatagctcagtggttaagtgcccctgggttcaaaccccagtattaGAAAAGGGTggtggtggctggggatgtagctaagcaGTAGACACTCTTGGCTCAGTCCCCAatacaaaaataagagaaagaagttgGGGCTCTTTTAAAGTAGAACTTTCTTTATGACTCGGGTTGACTCGTCTTCCTCTAACACAACGTCAGGAGGTCAAGTCCTGACACACTGGGACATCTCTTCATTTATGAAAGCAGTGCTGCTGCTTGTTTGCTGTTGTGTCCTGTTTTCAGAATTGGTGACTGATATGTGCTGGTCTTTTGTTTGTGACACTTGCTCCTACCTGGCACCTAGTAGGTACAGTGATATATCTGCTGCTCCCACTGGGAGGCTCAGGGCTCCATCTGAACCAGCAAGTCCTTGGGCGCCACAGCCCCTGCTCAGATCCCTCCGAGGCCCTGATCACAGTGGTGTTCTTTGATGAGCTGTTGCTTATGGTTTGAGCCACCCTGTCTGTGGGAGGAGTGGCTGTCTGTGTCAGTGCAGGTAATGAGCACAGCCAGCTCCTTCCAGCTGAGAAAGGCTCCTGTGCCCTCCCCTCTCTGTGTTGTGCTGCCTTACCAGCTTGCTGGAAGAAGATGGCCTTACAGATCCCTGGCCTCAGTCCTTCCACTGTGGTGTAAAGCGACTGGACCCAGGAAACCTGAGTCCACCCAAGCTGGGGGCAGAACTTCACACATGGAGCTGGGACATGAAATCTCCGTGTGGGGACTCTAACCCCTTGCTGTTGGCTGTCCTGGTTCTGTGTCACACAGATGGCCACAGTAGATCCAGAGTGACCAGCGCGTGGACAGTGTCAGACCTGGACGTCAGGCTTGACTGCAGCTCCTTGGGGCACTCTGCAAGCCCACTCGTAAAGCGTATGTGGGCTGACGGGCTTAGCGGGGTGCTTTTGATCTCCTTTCACACAGACTGAATCAACAATCATTTGTTTTTCCAAACTGACAACGGGCACGACTGTGGGTCAGGCTGGCTCCATGTTCATCACATCTGGACATGGAAACAGCACTGTGCAAATAGGTGTCTCTTCCCAGGCAGGTGTGGAGTTAGGCCCCAGGCCCAATCAACGGCCGGGAGAGTTGAACACCAAGTTATAGGCCCTGCCACACAGGGTTTTGGTTATGGGGAgtgtttgtttgcttctttttcaaAAGTTAATATGAGGACAGGGGATATCACTGAGTTGGTAgagtgtgcacaaggccctgggttcaatccccagcaccaccccccaaaaaaataagttaatatgaTTTTGAGTTCATGATGAGTCTTTCAGTTTTATGTTCAGTGCAAGAATCTCCCATCACAATGAAAAGTATTACAGTAATAAGAAGCAGCATCTGGCCTTTTGTGCCTCCAGCTCTGTCCTCAGGAAAGGAGATTACTTCATAATTTCATAAAAACTTCCATTGCTGTGGGCTTTCAGAAGCCACTGAACGTCCACGTGCCCTCTGACCCTGAAAGGATAGAAATCCAGGTCCCTTGGCTGGCACCTGCCCCTTCTGCTTGTCTCACAGGGTCTCAAGTGGGCTCTGCTTTTCCCCGCCAGCACAGAATGCTCCTCTCAGAGGACACTGAGAGGATGGAGGCACATGCATGTGTGGTCTACAGGAGGCTGACAGCTTGTGCTGGCCCAGATGCTGGCTGGGGCCTGGTGGCTTGGCTGGTGCCCTCAGCCCTGTAGGAATCATTCAGCAGCACCACTGTGGGTCAGGCTGGCTCCAGAGCAGCCTGTGTGTGGCTTGCTGCACTCAGACTGTGCCAGAGCACATTTGGGAAGCTTACTCTTCATGTTTTGGCTCATTTTGGGCATGAAGACAAATGGTTGCCCTGTGCTTCTTAGTTACCCCTCCTACTTATGCTGATTTCTGCCCATCCCAAACTGCTGGTGGCTAGAGCAGTCTCCGCGTCAGAGCAGCTCAGCACCTTGCCTGTTGAAGCAAAGCAGGTGCCCACTCAGGGTACACATCTGTGATCCATAGATGCCGTGACACACAGGTCATATGGTGTGTGGCCCCACATGACTAGGGAGCACCTCTGCACCCTTTTTCAGTTTGGAAAATGCtctataaaaacataaatctttTCAGTGGCTTTCCTGGAAACTTGGGGATGATGACGGCTTTCTAATCACTGCAGCACATCAGTGGGAACTGTGCTGGCCTCTTGTGATTGCAAATTATTTtagcagaaaagacttcctcACTAAAGGAGAAACTTGATTAGTCATGCTAGTAGTACAGGTCAAACCTGTTAGGAAATCAAAAGATAAatctttaagaattaaaaaaaagatcccttttttattgctgaatgcAATTGTATTTATAAACAGTGTTCAAAAGCTAAGTGCTGGTGCTTGCTTTATTCTGTAGGTTTAATGGACTTGACCTGTACTACAGTGGGTGTAGCCTGTCCTATACCAACCTTAGCGTGGTCTTTGAGTTGCTGGCCTTGCTGGCCACACTGGCCAGGAGTTACCCACAGAGGATGCCCCTGGGCTTGTTCACAGGACTGTGGGGGTCTGTGCAGATCAATAGCTCCATGTGCCAGATGGTGGTTGTCCACTTGGTTAACAGAGCTCCCTCAGAATGTGAAGTCCCagtgctatttttatttctggCAGGGTGTACTTTTGGGTTGGTTCAACTAATATCaagaaaaatttcacttaaaTTCTGTGCTCTTTTCAAGCTAATGATGGAAGCTGGCCAACATTAAAGCAGAATTCTGGCTCTTCGATGAAGCCGGCGCAGATGGCCACTGTGGATTGGAAGGACCCAGGCGTGGAGGGGGCTCTAAAGCAGGGTGCAATCTCAAGCCAGCCTCTGCCCTTGTCTGCACTGGGAGCCACAGAGAAGATGGTAGGCCATCTGTACTAGGAGTTTAAGGACCAGCCCCTTCTGCCTTAGTCATACTCAGGATTTGAGGCAAATTAATCCACATTACCCCCAGAATCCTAGAGTCACTGCACCTTTAGGGCCTGTGCAGACAGAACACAAGTGCACATGACTTTTGCCTCAGTTTTGCAAATGATGAGCCCAACAGTGTTCCCTGTGTCATAATCACAAGCTGATTTGAAGGATTGCAGATCCTACTGTGTATTCTTTTGCAAGTATGGGTATAAATGTGCTTCACTTTTCAAAGGgtgactttgtttttcttctcaacaCCTAAATTTAGGGTGTGGATATTGGTAAAGGACCACCTCCCATCCCTGGTGCAGGCAAGCCGCTGCCTCCAAGCTATGGAACATACCCAAGTCCTGCACCCCTGGGCCCAGGATCAGCAAGTTCCctggagaggaggaaagaaggcaGCTCACCCAGACCCAGTGCAGGCCCACCCAGCCGGCCGAAGCCTGCCCCGCTGCCCCCTACAGCCAGTGTCCCACAGCCAGGCTCCTCGCAGCAGATCCAGCAGAGGATTTCTGTGCCTCCAAGTCCCACATACCCGCCAGCAGGGCCCCCTGCATTTCCAGCTGGAGATGGTAAACCCGAACTCCCACTGACGGTGGCCATTAGGCCCTTCCTGGCTGATAAAGGATCAAGGCCACAATCTCCCAGGAAAGGACCCCAGACCGTGAATTCAAGTTCCATATACTCTGTGTACCTCCAACAAGCCACACCACCTAAGAATTACCAACCAGCAGTGCACGGCACCTTAAACAAGTCAGTTAAAGCAGGTATGGTGAGTTTATCCCCTCCTTGGGGGGCTAGGAAGTTATACTCTAATTAAGAAAGTACAGACTGACATTGGAGCCACTTGCTGTTTAGGTTAAAGCAAAAGCTTACATTTCTTACATACATCTCTCCGTGGGTTTCGGGTGGATGAGTGGGCACTTTGCTGCTCTGACTACCTTTCTGACCACCCTCCCACACTACGTGAAAATCCAGCTTCTAGAAGGGTGAGATTCTAggaattttgtttttcctcctgcTTTATGGAAACTTGTGCTAGAAGCTATCTGGTGAGCAGAGGCCAGGGGTAAGCCTTGACCAATGCCTTCTGGGCTTCCTCTCTGTGACTAAGCCAGACCTGGGAGTGGGTGAGTTGAGGAGGGTGTTACTTCTTTGGAGTCCCCCCAGCCCATGGGGGAGAAAAGCTGTGGGGATGGGTGAGGCCCTTCTAggaaagcaaatgaaagaatGTAGTTCAGTGCCATACACCCTGAGCTGATAGTGCCTCTGACCCTCGCAAGAGGGTCCTTTGGGCCAGATCTGGGTTGGGCTGCCTCAGGTGTTCTCAGGCTCTGACTGCAGTGTGCAGACTTATAGTTCTTGGGTTCCCAGGTGTGCCCAGGACCTCCCAGGTGACATACAGTGTTACCAGTGGGCAGGATTCTGGCTCCTGGGGAAGCTCCTAGGCTGCCAGGTCCCACCTTCCTGCTCCCGGAGCCAGTGTCCTCATGTTGTCTTGTCTAAGGCTCACACATGAGTGTAGCAACTTTATTCTTTCCCTTGCCTTGTTGAAGGCAGCGAGTCAGATCAGCAACCTTTTTTGCCTTTGAAAAAACCCACTTCTAGGAACCTCAATATAAAAGCCACTACACTGGAGAGAGATTCACCTTGCAGAAGGAGCCAGAGGAGGTTCTTGTAAGAGAAGATTTCTACGGGGTTTAAAATCAGAATCCTCAACAGCAGTAGGAACCCATCTCTGATGGAGTAGGTGCTTAGGGACTAGCCCCAAGACCCAGCAGCCAAGTTGAAATTGTGCCCTATCCTCTCTCTTCCAGTGTATGGCAAGCCTGTCCTACCATCCGGGTCAACATCTCCATCGCCCTTACCCTTTCTTCATGGGTCACTGGGCATAAGCACCTCACAGCCTCAGCCATCTTCAGAATGTGCTGAGAAAGAGCCAGAGCAGGAGGGCCCTGCTGCACCTGGAGAGGGAAGCTCAGTGGAGAGCCTGCCGCGGCCACTCAGCCCCACCAAGCTCACACCCATCGTGCACTCACCGCTGCGCTACCAGAGTGATGCGGACCTGGAGGCCCTGCGCAGGAAGCTGGCCAATGCACCGCGGCCCCTGAAGAAGCGCAGCTCCATCACAGAGCCAGAGGGCCCCAGTGGACCCAACATCCAAAAGCTGCTGTACCAGCGCTTCAACACCCTGGCTGGTGGCATGGAGGGCACCCCTTTCTACCAGCCCAGCCCCTCACAGGACTTTGTGGGCACCTTGGCTGACGTGGACAATGGAAACACCAACACCAACGGCAACCTGGATGAGTCTACTTCTGCCCAGCCCACAGCCCCACTCCCTGAGGAGCCTGCCCCATCCTCAGATGCCAACGATAATGAGCTACCTTCCCCTGAACCTGAGGAACTCATCCATCCCCAAACCACCCACCAAACTGCTGAGCCCGCAgaggacaacaacaacaatgtgGCCCCAGTCCCCTCCACAGAACAGATCCCAAGCCCTGTGGCTGAAGCCCCATCTCCGGGAGAAGAACAAGTCCCTCCAGCACCTCTTCCCCCTGCCATCCACCCACTGGCAGCCTCAGTGGTGGGTGTCCTTGTGAGACGAACGCAGGACTCCCCTCAGCACTCACCTTATTAGGGGTCAGGCGTGTCCCTGCCACCCACAATTAGGTCTGAGAGGGCTGTCGGGGTAAGGAGAGACCAAGGGGCCCAAAGGAGGGGTGCACAGTGCTCCTTGGAGGCTGCCTTTGGGACCTGGGAAATGGGCAGAAGGAGGGAAGAACCTTCTGGACAGAGGCCCCTGGGTGAGTCAATTTTGGTGGACCAGAGAGCAGCTGGGTGTCCTCTCAGGATCCAGTAGTCCTTTCACCTGCAATCTCAGTGCTACTGCTG
Coding sequences within it:
- the Ppp1r13b gene encoding apoptosis-stimulating of p53 protein 1 isoform X3, whose amino-acid sequence is MMPMILTVFLSNNEQILTEVPVTPETTCRDVVEFCKEPGEGSCHLAEVWRGNGSRQTQEQRTQRNVINVPGEKRTENGVGNPRVELTLSELQDMAARQQQQIENQQQMLVAKEQRLHFLKQQERRQQQSISENEKLQKLKERVEAQENKLKKIRAMRGQVDYSKIMNGNLSAEIERFSAMFQEKKQEVQTAILRVDQLSQQLEDLKKGKLNGFQSHNGKLTGPAAVELKRLYQELQIRNQLNQEQNSKLQQQKELLNKRNMEVAMMDKRINELRERLYGKKIQLNRVNGTSSPQSPLSTSGRVAAVGPYIQVPSAGSYPVQGDPIKPQSLTIASSAAHGRSKSANDGSWPTLKQNSGSSMKPAQMATVDWKDPGVEGALKQGAISSQPLPLSALGATEKMGVDIGKGPPPIPGAGKPLPPSYGTYPSPAPLGPGSASSLERRKEGSSPRPSAGPPSRPKPAPLPPTASVPQPGSSQQIQQRISVPPSPTYPPAGPPAFPAGDGKPELPLTVAIRPFLADKGSRPQSPRKGPQTVNSSSIYSVYLQQATPPKNYQPAVHGTLNKSVKAVYGKPVLPSGSTSPSPLPFLHGSLGISTSQPQPSSECAEKEPEQEGPAAPGEGSSVESLPRPLSPTKLTPIVHSPLRYQSDADLEALRRKLANAPRPLKKRSSITEPEGPSGPNIQKLLYQRFNTLAGGMEGTPFYQPSPSQDFVGTLADVDNGNTNTNGNLDESTSAQPTAPLPEEPAPSSDANDNELPSPEPEELIHPQTTHQTAEPAEDNNNNVAPVPSTEQIPSPVAEAPSPGEEQVPPAPLPPAIHPLAASVSKRTNLKKPNSERTGHGLRVRFNPLALLLDASLEGEFDLVQRIIYEVEDPSKPNDEGITPLHNAVCAGHHHIVKFLLDFGVNVNAADSDGWTPLHCAASCNSVHLCKQLVESGAAIFASTISDIETAADKCEEMEEGYIQCSQFLYGVQEKLGVMNKGAVYALWDYEAQNSDELSFHEGDAITILRRKDESETDWWWARLGDREGYVPKNLLGLYPRIKPRQRTLA